In Marinibacterium anthonyi, one genomic interval encodes:
- the fabG_26 gene encoding 3-oxoacyl-[acyl-carrier-protein] reductase FabG translates to MSDTSKVAVVTGASRGLGAAMAVDLARTGARVTLVARDAAALDSVAAEARAAGAPDVLTLALDLRDPDAPARAVDAVMARWGRIDWLVNNAGDTKRGDFMDLLDEDHLSGFALKYHATVRFCRAALPHMASDGAIVNISGIGAMTPEPDFTIGGPVNSALINFSKALSKRADAPRVNVVCPGHIKTDRLSRRIAVYAQTHGLSEDEAAQQMRKASGIRRHGDPADIAAMVTFLCSDRAGYVRGAVMTVDGGATPGI, encoded by the coding sequence ATGTCCGATACAAGCAAGGTGGCCGTCGTGACCGGCGCGAGTCGGGGGCTGGGCGCGGCGATGGCCGTGGACCTGGCCCGCACCGGCGCCCGCGTGACGCTGGTGGCGCGCGACGCCGCGGCGCTGGATTCCGTCGCGGCCGAAGCCCGCGCAGCCGGGGCACCCGATGTGCTGACCCTGGCGCTGGACCTGCGCGACCCGGACGCGCCGGCGCGCGCGGTCGATGCGGTGATGGCGCGCTGGGGGCGGATCGACTGGCTGGTCAACAACGCCGGCGACACCAAGCGTGGCGACTTCATGGACCTGCTGGACGAAGACCACCTGTCGGGATTTGCGCTGAAGTACCACGCCACGGTCCGCTTCTGCCGCGCCGCCCTGCCCCACATGGCGTCCGACGGCGCCATCGTGAACATCTCGGGCATCGGCGCAATGACGCCCGAACCGGATTTCACCATCGGCGGTCCCGTGAACTCGGCGCTCATCAACTTCAGCAAGGCCCTTTCGAAACGCGCGGATGCGCCACGGGTGAATGTCGTCTGCCCCGGCCACATCAAGACCGACCGCCTGTCGCGCCGCATCGCCGTCTATGCCCAGACCCACGGCCTGAGCGAAGACGAGGCCGCGCAGCAGATGCGCAAGGCTTCCGGCATCCGGCGCCACGGCGACCCGGCGGACATCGCCGCCATGGTCACCTTCCTGTGTTCCGACCGGGCGGGTTACGTGCGCGGCGCGGTGATGACGGTGGATGGCGGCGCCACCCCGGGGATCTGA
- the rhaA gene encoding L-rhamnose isomerase: MSSTYDSAKQAFADWGIDTDAAIDRLKDIAISMHCWQGDDVVGFEAKSGSSGGGIQATGNHPGRARTPDELRADIEFAYSMIPGTHRLNLHAMYMDTDATPDRDEIEYAHFTPWVDWAKAQGIGLDFNPTFFAHAKADDNLTLSHPDAGIRDFWIEHGRRCREIAARMGEALGSPAVNNIWVPDGYKDTPIDRMAARKRLEASLDIMFEDPFAKAHLLDAVESKLFGIGVEACTVGSHEFYMGYAIRKGTLLCLDMGHFHPTENIADKLSAVACSLDEILLHVSRPMRWDSDHVILLNDDILAMAQELVSADLLDRTHIGLDSFDATISRTAAWVIGVRNMQKALLRALCLPLDQMRKAEDGMDFTTRFMLTEELKDLPHGAVWAEFCARMDVPTGLTLMKGLDSYQASVAGRG; this comes from the coding sequence ATGAGCAGCACATACGACAGCGCGAAACAGGCATTCGCCGACTGGGGCATCGACACCGACGCGGCCATCGACCGGCTGAAGGACATCGCCATTTCCATGCATTGCTGGCAGGGCGATGACGTGGTCGGCTTCGAGGCGAAATCCGGGTCCTCGGGCGGGGGCATCCAGGCCACCGGCAACCATCCGGGCCGCGCCCGCACGCCGGACGAGCTGCGCGCCGATATCGAATTCGCCTATTCGATGATCCCGGGCACGCACCGGCTGAACCTGCACGCCATGTACATGGACACCGACGCCACGCCGGACCGGGACGAGATCGAATATGCCCATTTCACCCCATGGGTCGACTGGGCCAAGGCGCAGGGCATCGGGCTGGATTTCAACCCGACCTTCTTTGCCCACGCCAAGGCCGACGACAACCTGACCCTGTCGCACCCCGATGCCGGCATCCGCGACTTCTGGATCGAACACGGGCGCCGCTGCCGCGAGATCGCGGCGCGGATGGGCGAAGCACTGGGATCTCCGGCCGTCAACAACATCTGGGTTCCCGACGGCTACAAGGACACGCCGATCGACCGCATGGCCGCCCGCAAACGGCTGGAAGCCTCGCTGGACATCATGTTCGAGGATCCATTTGCCAAGGCGCATCTGCTGGACGCGGTGGAATCCAAGCTTTTCGGGATCGGGGTCGAGGCCTGCACCGTCGGATCCCACGAATTCTACATGGGTTATGCCATCCGCAAAGGCACGCTGCTGTGCCTCGACATGGGCCATTTCCATCCCACGGAAAACATTGCCGACAAGCTCAGCGCGGTGGCCTGTTCGCTGGACGAGATCCTGCTGCACGTCTCGCGCCCCATGCGCTGGGACAGCGATCACGTGATCCTGCTGAACGACGACATCCTCGCCATGGCGCAGGAACTGGTCAGCGCCGATCTGCTGGACCGCACCCATATCGGGCTGGATTCCTTCGACGCCACGATCAGCCGCACCGCCGCCTGGGTGATCGGCGTGCGCAACATGCAAAAGGCGCTGCTGCGCGCGCTGTGCCTGCCGCTGGACCAGATGCGCAAGGCCGAGGACGGGATGGATTTCACCACCCGCTTCATGCTGACGGAAGAGCTGAAGGACCTGCCCCATGGCGCCGTCTGGGCCGAATTCTGCGCCCGGATGGACGTGCCGACCGGCCTGACGCTGATGAAGGGTCTCGACAGCTACCAGGCCTCCGTCGCCGGGCGCGGCTGA
- the pldh-t gene encoding Pyridoxal 4-dehydrogenase, whose product MLDDPGFRGANREDIMLKTVEDQLLDNRWDDTVAAGKSESELLLYRSNILGSDKRVTNYGGGNTSAKVMETDPLTGQPVEVLWVKGSGGDIGSIKMDGFATLYMEKLEALKGLYRGVAFEDEMVGYLPHCTFNLNSRAASIDTPLHAYVPRKHVDHVHADAIIAIAASKNSKDLTAEIFGDKIGWLPWKKPGYELGLWLGKFCAENPDADGVVLESHGLFTWGDTAKDCYDMTIAVINQATKWLADKTGTTPAFGGAKYDALAPDARRAVAAKLMPAIRGFVSGNQHMVGHFNDSDAVLEFVNAVNMEPLAALGTSCPDHFLRTKIRPLVVGFDPVAQNLDAVLEGLPAQIAAYRDDYAAYYDRCKHDNSPAIRDPNAVVYLVPGVGMITFAKDKATARISGEFYVNAINVMRGASSVSEYVGLPEQEAFDIEYWLLEEAKLQRMPKPKSLAGRVALVTGGAGGIGSATAERYLSEGACVMLADINGDSLDATKANLVQRYGADVVRGVVMNVTDEDAVAAAFAEMSVEFGGGDILVSNAGIASSAPVEETTLALWNKNMDILSTGYFLVSREAFKLMRKQDMGGAVIFVASKNGLAASPNASAYCTAKAAEIHLARCLALEGAEAGIRVNVVNPDAVLRGSKIWEGEWLDQRASTYGTDKEGLEEMYRNRSMLKRSVLPEDIAEAAYFFAADTSAKSTGNILNVDAGNVQAFTR is encoded by the coding sequence ATGCTGGACGACCCCGGTTTCCGGGGCGCCAACCGGGAGGACATCATGCTCAAAACCGTTGAAGATCAGCTTCTTGATAACCGCTGGGATGACACCGTGGCGGCCGGCAAATCCGAATCGGAGCTGCTGCTTTACCGCTCGAACATCCTTGGCTCGGACAAGCGTGTCACGAATTACGGCGGGGGCAATACCTCGGCCAAGGTGATGGAAACCGATCCGCTGACAGGCCAGCCGGTCGAGGTGCTTTGGGTGAAAGGGTCCGGCGGCGATATCGGGTCCATCAAGATGGACGGGTTCGCGACGCTCTACATGGAAAAACTGGAAGCTCTGAAAGGGCTTTACCGGGGTGTGGCGTTCGAGGACGAGATGGTCGGCTACCTGCCCCATTGCACCTTCAACCTGAATTCCCGCGCCGCGTCGATCGACACGCCGCTGCACGCCTACGTGCCGCGCAAGCACGTCGATCACGTGCACGCGGACGCGATCATCGCGATTGCAGCATCGAAGAATTCGAAGGACCTGACGGCCGAGATCTTTGGCGACAAGATCGGCTGGCTGCCCTGGAAAAAACCGGGCTACGAACTGGGCCTGTGGCTGGGCAAGTTCTGTGCCGAGAATCCCGATGCCGATGGCGTCGTGCTGGAAAGCCACGGGCTGTTCACCTGGGGCGACACGGCCAAGGACTGCTATGACATGACCATCGCGGTCATCAACCAGGCGACCAAGTGGCTGGCGGACAAGACGGGCACCACCCCGGCCTTCGGCGGCGCGAAATACGACGCGCTGGCCCCGGATGCCCGCCGCGCGGTGGCGGCCAAGCTGATGCCGGCGATCCGTGGCTTCGTGTCCGGCAACCAGCACATGGTCGGCCATTTCAACGACAGCGACGCGGTGCTGGAATTCGTCAACGCGGTGAACATGGAACCGCTGGCGGCGCTTGGCACGTCCTGCCCCGACCACTTCCTGCGCACCAAGATCCGGCCCCTTGTCGTGGGCTTCGACCCCGTCGCGCAGAACCTCGACGCGGTTCTCGAAGGCCTGCCCGCCCAGATCGCCGCCTACCGTGACGATTACGCGGCCTATTACGACCGCTGCAAGCACGACAATTCCCCCGCCATCCGCGACCCCAACGCGGTGGTCTACCTGGTGCCGGGCGTCGGCATGATCACCTTCGCCAAGGACAAAGCCACGGCCCGGATCAGCGGTGAATTCTACGTCAACGCCATCAACGTGATGCGCGGCGCCTCGTCGGTCAGCGAATACGTGGGTCTGCCGGAACAGGAAGCCTTCGACATCGAATACTGGCTGCTGGAAGAGGCCAAGCTGCAGCGCATGCCCAAGCCCAAATCGCTGGCCGGCCGCGTGGCGCTGGTCACCGGCGGCGCGGGTGGCATCGGGTCGGCCACGGCCGAACGCTACCTCTCCGAAGGCGCCTGCGTGATGCTGGCGGATATCAACGGCGACAGCCTTGATGCGACCAAGGCCAACCTGGTGCAGCGCTATGGCGCCGACGTGGTGCGCGGCGTGGTGATGAACGTCACCGACGAAGACGCCGTGGCGGCGGCTTTCGCCGAGATGTCGGTGGAATTCGGCGGCGGCGACATCCTGGTGTCGAACGCGGGCATCGCATCGTCGGCCCCGGTCGAGGAAACCACGCTGGCGCTGTGGAACAAGAACATGGACATCCTGTCCACCGGCTATTTCCTGGTCAGCCGCGAGGCGTTCAAGCTGATGCGCAAGCAGGACATGGGCGGCGCGGTGATCTTCGTGGCGTCCAAGAACGGGCTGGCGGCATCGCCCAACGCGTCCGCCTATTGCACGGCCAAGGCGGCCGAAATCCACCTGGCCCGCTGCCTGGCGCTGGAAGGGGCCGAGGCGGGGATCCGGGTGAACGTGGTGAACCCGGATGCCGTCCTGCGCGGATCGAAGATCTGGGAAGGCGAATGGCTGGACCAGCGGGCATCCACCTACGGCACCGACAAGGAGGGGCTGGAAGAGATGTATCGCAACCGGTCGATGCTCAAACGCTCGGTCCTGCCCGAGGACATCGCCGAGGCGGCCTATTTCTTTGCCGCCGACACCTCGGCCAAGTCGACAGGCAACATCCTGAACGTGGACGCGGGCAACGTGCAGGCGTTCACGCGCTGA
- the ulaR gene encoding HTH-type transcriptional regulator UlaR, producing the protein MHEKERHRIILSAVQERPVVTVVDLCALTDASEATIRRDIATLHMQKKLRRVRGGAEAITPPKFVGLAGRPYAVNETIRIKEKQAIARAAVELCEDGDSIIINGGTTTFQMVHPLASRRCQVFTNSFPIAEHLLKHSKNTVMVSGGVIYREQNIILSPFDNDVTRNFYARRMFMGAQGLGPLGLMEADPLLIQAEQKLIGQADELVVLIDSSKFKNRSPLVLCPLDRIGTVITDDGIPDKAAAMLEAADVTLIVAPSRAAQTEGEAAS; encoded by the coding sequence ATGCACGAAAAAGAACGCCACAGGATCATTCTTTCGGCCGTCCAGGAACGGCCCGTGGTCACGGTGGTGGACCTGTGCGCGCTGACCGATGCGTCCGAAGCGACGATCCGCCGCGACATTGCCACCCTTCACATGCAGAAAAAGCTGCGCCGCGTCCGCGGCGGGGCCGAGGCGATCACGCCGCCGAAATTCGTCGGACTGGCGGGGCGGCCCTATGCCGTCAATGAAACCATACGCATCAAGGAAAAGCAGGCCATCGCCCGCGCCGCGGTCGAGCTGTGCGAAGACGGTGACAGCATCATCATCAACGGTGGCACGACCACGTTCCAGATGGTGCATCCGCTGGCCTCGCGCCGCTGCCAGGTCTTCACCAATTCCTTTCCGATCGCGGAACACCTTCTGAAGCATTCCAAGAACACGGTGATGGTGTCGGGTGGGGTGATCTACCGCGAACAGAACATCATCCTGTCGCCCTTCGACAACGACGTGACCCGCAACTTCTACGCCCGCCGCATGTTCATGGGCGCGCAGGGGCTGGGGCCGCTGGGGTTGATGGAAGCCGACCCGCTGCTGATCCAGGCCGAACAGAAGTTGATCGGACAGGCGGACGAGCTGGTCGTGCTGATCGACAGTTCAAAGTTCAAGAACCGGTCGCCGCTGGTGCTGTGCCCGCTGGACCGGATCGGGACCGTCATCACCGATGACGGAATCCCCGACAAGGCTGCCGCAATGCTGGAGGCCGCCGACGTGACCCTGATCGTCGCGCCGTCGCGCGCGGCGCAGACCGAGGGAGAGGCCGCCTCGTAA
- a CDS encoding Tripartite tricarboxylate transporter TctA family protein, whose translation MFQQIAAASHDILTPAVLAYIVLGVLIGYVVGALPGMNRTTAIALAIPFTFSMAPAAALSFLIGINKGGAAGAAVSAILLNVPGEPSSVVTTFDGYPMTKQGKAQKALKIALLASIVGDVLATVVLILLAEPIARFAIGIGPIELAAVLIFSITFIAAVAGDSFYKALIAGFAGLLLSAPGIDMETGLPRMTFGFPELYDGVPLLAVAIGTLALSEILSQIDRGWRGGHDRPGTLEKTPDATDRKLHGHEIRQITPAILRGSLIGTIIGILPGLGATLASFLAYTMTRRSSTTPERFGKGAPEGVAASESADNATVPASLIPVFAIGVPGSLSTALLMGAFMMHGLTPGPFLFRESGTVVFSIYIGMLMASLALVLVGLFGQRLFSMALQVRQTVLLPIIVFLCVVGAYMEGGGMFGVYMMLIFGFTGYFMKKFDFSFVTFVVGYVLGPMSELSIRQSIILTEGKPSALLQHPIAILFLVLAVVAIWRFVVVGAKSDGPSMTVAQPKDL comes from the coding sequence ATGTTCCAACAGATCGCAGCCGCAAGCCATGACATCCTGACACCCGCCGTCCTGGCCTATATCGTGCTGGGGGTGCTGATCGGCTATGTCGTCGGCGCGCTGCCGGGGATGAACCGGACCACCGCCATCGCCCTGGCCATTCCCTTCACCTTCTCGATGGCGCCCGCCGCCGCGCTGTCCTTCCTGATCGGCATCAACAAGGGCGGGGCCGCCGGCGCCGCCGTCTCGGCGATCCTGCTGAACGTGCCCGGGGAGCCGTCATCGGTGGTGACCACCTTCGACGGCTACCCGATGACCAAGCAGGGCAAGGCGCAGAAGGCGCTGAAGATCGCGTTGCTGGCGTCGATCGTGGGCGATGTGCTGGCGACGGTGGTGCTGATCCTGCTGGCCGAGCCGATCGCGCGGTTCGCCATCGGCATCGGGCCGATCGAACTGGCCGCAGTCCTGATCTTCTCGATCACCTTCATCGCCGCCGTGGCGGGCGATTCCTTCTACAAGGCGCTGATCGCCGGGTTCGCCGGGCTGCTGCTGTCGGCGCCCGGGATCGACATGGAAACCGGCCTGCCGCGGATGACCTTCGGCTTCCCCGAACTGTACGACGGCGTGCCCCTGCTGGCCGTGGCCATCGGCACGCTGGCATTGTCGGAGATCCTGTCGCAGATCGACCGGGGCTGGCGCGGCGGGCATGACAGGCCCGGCACGCTGGAAAAGACCCCGGACGCCACCGACCGCAAGCTGCATGGCCACGAGATCCGCCAGATCACCCCGGCGATCCTGCGCGGCAGCCTGATCGGCACGATCATCGGCATCCTGCCGGGGCTGGGCGCGACGCTGGCCTCCTTCCTGGCCTACACGATGACGCGGCGCAGCTCGACCACGCCGGAGCGGTTCGGCAAGGGCGCGCCCGAAGGGGTCGCGGCTTCGGAATCGGCGGACAACGCGACGGTGCCGGCCTCGCTGATCCCGGTCTTCGCCATCGGCGTTCCGGGCAGCCTGTCGACGGCGCTTTTGATGGGCGCGTTCATGATGCACGGGCTGACGCCGGGGCCGTTCCTGTTCAGGGAAAGCGGCACGGTGGTGTTTTCGATCTACATCGGGATGCTGATGGCCTCGCTGGCGCTGGTCCTGGTGGGGCTGTTCGGGCAGCGGCTGTTTTCCATGGCGCTGCAAGTGCGCCAGACCGTGCTGTTGCCGATCATCGTCTTCCTGTGCGTCGTGGGCGCCTACATGGAAGGCGGCGGCATGTTCGGCGTCTACATGATGCTGATCTTCGGCTTCACCGGCTATTTCATGAAGAAGTTCGACTTTTCCTTCGTGACCTTCGTGGTGGGCTACGTGCTGGGCCCGATGTCGGAACTGAGCATCCGCCAGTCGATCATCCTGACCGAGGGCAAGCCATCCGCCCTGCTGCAGCACCCCATTGCCATCCTGTTCCTTGTTCTGGCGGTCGTCGCGATCTGGAGGTTCGTCGTCGTTGGCGCGAAATCGGACGGCCCGTCGATGACCGTGGCGCAGCCCAAGGACCTTTGA
- a CDS encoding Tripartite tricarboxylate transporter TctB family protein produces MNKADLIGGGALLAFGLALIFLVIPLGTVEGAFFGLSPTVFPTIIASGMVLSSVGLIVHALARLRAKGEQPPLPVTSWNMLMFGLSAAITLGGVIAIDLLGIEFGGPLLIGGLMIFLGERNPIRIVLTSVLPVLVVVLLVTHVFHSVLP; encoded by the coding sequence ATGAACAAGGCCGATCTGATCGGCGGGGGGGCGCTGTTGGCTTTCGGGCTGGCGCTGATCTTTCTCGTCATACCCCTGGGCACGGTCGAAGGCGCGTTCTTCGGCCTGTCGCCCACGGTGTTTCCGACCATCATCGCCAGCGGCATGGTGCTCAGCTCCGTCGGGCTGATCGTGCACGCGCTGGCCCGTTTGCGCGCCAAAGGGGAACAGCCGCCGCTGCCGGTCACCAGCTGGAACATGCTGATGTTCGGCCTTTCGGCGGCGATCACCCTGGGCGGGGTGATCGCCATCGACCTGCTGGGGATCGAATTCGGGGGCCCGCTGCTGATCGGCGGGCTGATGATCTTCCTGGGCGAACGCAATCCGATCCGCATCGTGCTGACCTCGGTTCTCCCGGTTCTGGTGGTGGTGCTGCTGGTCACTCACGTCTTCCATTCCGTGCTGCCGTAA
- the rbsA_8 gene encoding Ribose import ATP-binding protein RbsA, which yields MLMQPHTMPETALAPVLELDGVTKTFPGVKALDGVTLRLYPGQVTALVGENGAGKSTVVKIMTGIYQPDGGSIRVDGAATGFPSPQDAAHAGITAIHQETVLFDELTVAENIFLGHAPRTRFGLIDWATMQSRSAEILKGIGAEIDPTHRLRDLGIANKHLVAIARALSIDARVVIMDEPTAALSHKEIQELYELVDKLKAQGKAILFISHKFDEIFRIADRYTVFRDGQFVGDGLIEDVSEAELVKMMVGRDVAQIFPDRTSHIGDEVLKVVGYDHPTEFADIGFTLRKGEILGFYGLVGAGRSEFMQALFGITKPSKGVVKIDGNIRVIRSPADAVHNGIVYVPEDRGKQGAITALPIFQNVTLPSLKRTSKNGFIRLAEEFALAREYTERLDLRAASLDTNVGNLSGGNQQKVVIAKWLATQPKVIILDEPTKGIDIGSKAAVHEFMAELAEQGLAVIMVSSEIPEVLGMSDRVIVMREGRMVAEVSGDDLTPETLVRHAAGI from the coding sequence ATGCTGATGCAGCCCCACACTATGCCCGAGACCGCCCTGGCCCCCGTGCTTGAACTGGACGGGGTCACCAAGACCTTTCCGGGCGTGAAGGCGCTGGATGGCGTCACGCTGCGGCTTTACCCGGGGCAGGTGACCGCCCTGGTCGGCGAAAACGGCGCGGGCAAGTCGACCGTCGTCAAGATCATGACCGGGATCTACCAGCCCGATGGCGGGTCGATCCGGGTGGATGGCGCGGCGACAGGCTTTCCCTCGCCCCAGGACGCGGCCCATGCGGGGATTACCGCGATCCACCAGGAAACGGTGCTGTTCGATGAACTGACGGTGGCCGAGAACATCTTTCTGGGCCATGCGCCGCGCACCCGGTTCGGGCTGATCGACTGGGCCACCATGCAAAGCCGGTCGGCCGAGATCCTGAAGGGCATCGGCGCCGAGATCGACCCCACCCACCGCCTGCGCGACCTGGGCATCGCCAACAAGCACCTGGTCGCCATCGCCCGCGCGCTGTCGATCGACGCGCGCGTGGTGATCATGGACGAACCCACGGCGGCCCTGTCCCACAAGGAGATCCAGGAGCTGTACGAGCTGGTGGACAAGCTGAAGGCGCAGGGCAAGGCGATCCTGTTCATCTCCCACAAGTTCGACGAGATCTTCCGCATCGCCGACCGTTACACCGTCTTCCGGGACGGCCAGTTCGTGGGCGACGGGCTGATCGAGGACGTGTCCGAGGCGGAATTGGTCAAGATGATGGTCGGCCGCGACGTGGCGCAGATCTTTCCCGACCGGACCAGCCATATCGGCGACGAGGTGCTGAAAGTCGTGGGCTATGACCACCCGACCGAATTCGCCGACATCGGGTTTACCCTGCGCAAGGGCGAGATCCTGGGGTTCTACGGGCTGGTCGGCGCCGGGCGGTCGGAATTCATGCAGGCGCTGTTCGGGATCACGAAACCGTCGAAAGGCGTGGTGAAGATCGACGGCAACATCCGGGTGATCCGGTCGCCCGCCGACGCGGTGCACAACGGCATCGTCTATGTTCCGGAAGATCGCGGCAAGCAGGGGGCTATCACGGCCCTGCCGATCTTTCAGAATGTCACGCTGCCTTCGCTGAAGCGGACCTCGAAGAACGGGTTCATCCGGCTGGCCGAGGAATTCGCGCTGGCCCGGGAATATACCGAACGGCTGGACCTGCGGGCGGCGTCGCTGGATACCAACGTCGGCAACCTGTCGGGCGGCAACCAGCAGAAGGTGGTGATTGCCAAGTGGCTGGCCACCCAGCCCAAGGTCATCATCCTGGATGAGCCCACCAAGGGCATCGACATCGGATCGAAGGCCGCCGTGCACGAATTCATGGCCGAACTGGCCGAACAGGGGCTGGCGGTGATCATGGTCAGTTCCGAAATTCCCGAAGTCCTGGGCATGTCCGACCGCGTCATCGTCATGCGCGAAGGCCGCATGGTCGCCGAGGTAAGTGGCGACGACCTGACCCCCGAAACACTCGTCCGCCACGCGGCGGGCATCTGA
- a CDS encoding Argininosuccinate lyase, with protein MTKTATRRHTLGLGLAALTAVGLTTLGFSGPARAADFPTKPITVVVAFAAGGGTDTAVRALTQSLSAELGQPILVQNVTGAGGGVATGQVARAKPDGYTLLATNSTSITLAPMVQPTMYKTDDFVHIGMIAEFQNAVFTGAGKPFSTLDELVSDTEGSGSPIKAASYMPLDRLVMQYVAKQKDAPLVLVPVNGANGAVQAVLSGDVDIAFSGGSWAPIVDAGDAKALFAASYNRLKNAPDLVSMKDLGFPFGATSFISLSAPKGTPQDVVDTIAAALEVSLQSEVAQKVAKARNMDMTFAGPQEATQIMDAEHEAYAKIIETVGAD; from the coding sequence ATGACCAAGACAGCGACCCGCCGCCATACCCTGGGGCTGGGCCTTGCAGCCCTGACGGCCGTCGGCCTGACGACGCTGGGCTTTTCCGGCCCGGCCCGCGCGGCCGACTTCCCCACGAAACCCATCACCGTCGTCGTGGCCTTTGCCGCGGGCGGCGGCACCGACACGGCGGTGCGCGCGCTGACGCAATCGCTTAGCGCCGAGCTGGGCCAGCCGATCCTGGTGCAGAACGTGACCGGCGCGGGGGGCGGCGTGGCGACGGGGCAGGTGGCCCGGGCCAAGCCCGACGGGTATACTCTGCTGGCCACCAACTCGACCTCGATCACGCTGGCGCCGATGGTACAGCCGACGATGTACAAAACGGACGATTTCGTCCACATCGGCATGATCGCCGAATTCCAGAACGCGGTTTTCACCGGGGCGGGCAAGCCGTTTTCCACCCTGGACGAACTGGTGTCGGACACCGAAGGCAGCGGCAGCCCGATCAAGGCGGCCAGCTACATGCCGCTGGACCGGCTGGTCATGCAATATGTCGCCAAGCAGAAGGACGCGCCGCTGGTCCTGGTGCCGGTGAACGGCGCCAACGGGGCGGTGCAGGCGGTGTTGTCGGGGGACGTGGATATCGCGTTTTCGGGCGGGTCCTGGGCGCCGATCGTCGACGCGGGGGATGCCAAGGCGCTGTTCGCGGCGTCCTACAACCGGCTGAAGAACGCGCCGGACCTGGTGTCGATGAAGGACCTGGGCTTTCCGTTCGGGGCGACCAGCTTCATCTCGCTCTCGGCGCCCAAGGGCACGCCGCAGGACGTGGTCGACACGATCGCGGCCGCGCTTGAGGTGTCGTTGCAATCCGAGGTCGCCCAGAAGGTCGCCAAGGCGCGCAACATGGACATGACCTTTGCCGGTCCGCAGGAGGCGACGCAGATCATGGATGCCGAACACGAGGCCTATGCGAAGATCATCGAGACGGTCGGCGCGGACTGA
- the lsrB_2 gene encoding Autoinducer 2-binding protein LsrB precursor, protein MYRRNFTRLLAGLSVAAGLMGTTTAAQAEDMRIALVVKALGIGFFEAAAKGAEEAAAELGDVEIIYTGPTDTTAEGQIEVINALIAQNVDAIAISANDTDALVPTLKKAMQRGITVISWDSGVAEEGRQAHLNPSSNPLIGNMIIKLAADELPEGGKVAVLSATTTSTNQNTWIDEMNKVMPNYPGIEVVGTVYGDDLADKSYREAQGLMQSYPDLDAIIAPTSVGIVAAAQAVVDAGKVGEVNVTGLGLPSEMAGAIESGASKSFAIWNPIDLGYSATMVAYALAKGEAEAKPGAEIPMGRMGTLTLDETNSGAMADPFVYDSSNIEEFKSIF, encoded by the coding sequence ATGTACCGTCGCAATTTCACCAGGCTTCTGGCCGGGCTCAGCGTGGCCGCTGGCCTGATGGGCACAACCACCGCCGCGCAGGCCGAAGACATGCGCATCGCGCTGGTCGTCAAGGCCCTGGGCATCGGGTTCTTCGAGGCCGCCGCCAAGGGCGCCGAGGAAGCCGCCGCCGAACTCGGCGATGTGGAAATCATCTACACCGGCCCGACCGACACCACCGCCGAGGGCCAGATCGAGGTGATCAACGCCCTGATCGCCCAGAATGTCGACGCCATCGCGATTTCGGCCAACGACACCGACGCGCTGGTGCCGACGCTGAAGAAGGCGATGCAGCGCGGGATCACCGTGATCTCGTGGGATTCGGGCGTCGCCGAGGAAGGCCGTCAGGCGCATCTGAACCCGTCGTCCAACCCGCTGATCGGCAACATGATCATCAAGCTTGCCGCCGACGAACTGCCCGAGGGCGGCAAGGTCGCCGTGCTGTCGGCGACCACCACATCGACGAACCAGAACACCTGGATCGACGAGATGAACAAGGTGATGCCCAACTACCCGGGGATCGAGGTCGTGGGCACCGTCTATGGCGATGACCTGGCCGACAAATCCTACCGCGAGGCGCAGGGCCTCATGCAATCCTACCCGGACCTGGACGCGATCATCGCGCCGACCTCGGTCGGCATCGTGGCGGCCGCGCAGGCGGTGGTGGATGCCGGCAAGGTGGGCGAGGTCAACGTGACCGGCCTGGGCCTGCCGTCGGAAATGGCCGGCGCCATCGAAAGCGGCGCGTCCAAGTCCTTTGCCATCTGGAATCCGATCGACCTGGGCTATTCGGCGACCATGGTCGCCTATGCGCTGGCCAAGGGCGAAGCCGAGGCCAAGCCCGGCGCCGAGATCCCGATGGGCCGCATGGGCACCCTGACGCTGGACGAGACCAACTCGGGCGCGATGGCCGATCCCTTCGTCTACGACAGTTCGAACATCGAAGAGTTCAAGTCGATCTTCTGA